In the genome of Leptospira inadai serovar Lyme str. 10, one region contains:
- the leuS gene encoding leucine--tRNA ligase — protein MDYPFREIEPKWQSFWEKNSSFKTDLRSSKPKFYCLDMFPYPSGAGLHVGHPEGYTATDIVSRFKRMKGFEVLHPMGWDAFGLPAERYAMQTGIHPAQTTKQNIDNFRRQIKLIGLSYDWDREISTTDPKYYKFTQWIFLKLYDTWYDFSAKKGRPIGELVQRFATDGSSGFDDLEPFTASDWLRFSESERETILSKFRLVYQAEIPVNWCPGLGTVLANEEVEEWVGKGYEVVRKPMRQYMMRITAYAERLLEDLGLVSWPQSTLEMQKNWIGKSEGLELTFPFDPSTASRFEVAKSKLEKTLSAQKDFSYNGVRVYTTRPDTIFGVSYMALAPEHPLVDLISTQDQWAEVQEYKKSTSLKSDLDRTELSKEKSGVFTGAYVLNPADPSKKIPIWIGDYVLYGYGTGAIMAVPAHDQRDYEFAKAFGLEILPVIEGEISQAAFDSKESKCINSSSSELNLNGSEYKEAFTKASEWAEKNRVGKRKTQFKLRDWLFARQRYWGEPIPLVHYSSGVTRPIDESELPLELPNLEEFKPSGTGESPLALAGDWLKYKDPKTGEIGVRETNTMPQWAGSCWYYLRYIDPSNSKGFVDSELEKDWMPVDLYVGGAEHAVLHLLYSRFWHKVLFDLGYVSTPEPFKKLVHQGLILGEDRRKMSKSLGNVINPDEVVQNYGADSLRLFEMFMGPFEMVKPWSTRGVDGVFRFLNRVWRLYHAGPNESFRLDDIDPNEDELRILNRTIKKIDDDIQNFSFNTAISQLMIFVNEFTPSERRPRKVLEIFLLLVAPFAPHIAEELWSLSGKKDSLTYESFPVADPKYLVDDEVLIVVQVNGKLRGEFKVPKEIDQQEALKLAKSLEKIRPFLDGKQIRKEIYVPGKLVNLVVG, from the coding sequence ATGGACTATCCGTTCAGGGAAATTGAACCAAAGTGGCAATCCTTCTGGGAGAAGAATTCTTCTTTCAAAACAGACCTTCGTTCCTCTAAGCCGAAATTCTATTGCTTGGACATGTTTCCTTATCCCTCAGGTGCGGGATTGCATGTTGGGCATCCGGAAGGATATACCGCCACCGATATTGTTTCCCGTTTTAAGAGGATGAAGGGATTTGAAGTCCTCCATCCTATGGGTTGGGACGCATTCGGATTGCCCGCGGAACGCTACGCAATGCAAACCGGGATTCACCCGGCACAGACAACGAAGCAAAATATCGATAATTTTCGCCGCCAAATCAAACTAATCGGGCTTTCTTACGATTGGGATCGGGAAATATCCACGACCGATCCGAAATACTATAAATTTACCCAATGGATCTTTCTAAAACTCTATGATACCTGGTATGATTTCTCCGCCAAAAAAGGAAGACCGATCGGCGAGTTAGTGCAACGGTTTGCGACGGATGGATCTTCGGGATTCGACGATTTAGAACCGTTTACCGCTTCGGATTGGCTCCGGTTTAGCGAGTCGGAGCGCGAAACGATTCTCTCGAAGTTTCGTCTTGTTTATCAGGCCGAGATCCCCGTAAATTGGTGTCCCGGTTTGGGAACCGTTCTCGCCAATGAGGAAGTGGAGGAATGGGTTGGGAAGGGCTACGAAGTAGTTCGAAAACCGATGCGTCAATATATGATGCGAATTACGGCGTATGCCGAGCGTTTGTTAGAGGATCTAGGTCTCGTTTCTTGGCCTCAATCGACTCTGGAAATGCAAAAAAATTGGATCGGTAAAAGCGAAGGATTGGAGCTTACGTTTCCTTTCGATCCGAGCACCGCATCGAGATTCGAAGTCGCCAAATCAAAATTGGAAAAAACGCTTTCGGCTCAAAAAGATTTTAGTTATAACGGAGTTCGAGTCTATACCACTCGACCCGATACGATTTTCGGAGTCTCTTACATGGCTTTGGCTCCGGAGCACCCGCTAGTAGATTTGATTTCAACCCAGGATCAATGGGCAGAAGTACAGGAATATAAAAAATCCACATCCCTTAAAAGCGATCTGGATAGAACCGAACTTTCGAAGGAAAAATCCGGCGTCTTCACCGGCGCCTATGTTCTAAACCCTGCCGATCCTTCCAAAAAAATTCCGATTTGGATCGGAGACTATGTTTTGTACGGATACGGAACGGGTGCGATTATGGCCGTTCCTGCTCACGATCAGCGGGATTACGAATTTGCAAAAGCATTCGGCCTGGAGATCCTTCCCGTTATCGAAGGGGAGATTTCCCAAGCAGCCTTCGATTCAAAGGAATCCAAGTGTATTAACTCTTCTTCAAGCGAATTGAATCTTAACGGATCCGAATATAAGGAAGCATTTACCAAAGCTTCCGAATGGGCGGAAAAGAATCGAGTCGGTAAACGTAAAACGCAATTCAAGCTGAGAGATTGGTTGTTCGCAAGGCAAAGATATTGGGGAGAACCGATTCCGCTCGTACATTATTCTTCCGGAGTAACTCGCCCGATCGATGAATCCGAACTTCCATTAGAACTTCCGAATTTAGAAGAATTTAAACCTTCGGGTACTGGGGAATCTCCGTTAGCTTTAGCAGGCGATTGGCTTAAATACAAGGATCCTAAAACCGGAGAAATCGGCGTTCGGGAAACGAATACCATGCCGCAATGGGCTGGGTCTTGCTGGTATTATTTAAGATACATCGATCCGAGTAATTCGAAAGGATTCGTGGATTCCGAATTGGAAAAAGATTGGATGCCGGTGGATCTTTACGTCGGCGGTGCGGAACACGCCGTTCTCCATCTACTCTATTCCAGGTTTTGGCATAAAGTTCTCTTCGATTTAGGATATGTAAGTACGCCGGAGCCGTTCAAGAAGTTGGTTCACCAAGGTCTGATCTTGGGAGAAGACAGACGCAAGATGTCCAAATCGCTGGGCAACGTCATTAATCCCGACGAAGTCGTTCAAAATTACGGTGCCGATAGTTTGCGGCTATTCGAAATGTTTATGGGGCCGTTCGAAATGGTCAAGCCCTGGAGCACTCGGGGTGTGGACGGAGTCTTTCGGTTTCTCAATCGAGTTTGGAGATTGTACCATGCAGGTCCGAACGAATCATTTCGCTTAGACGATATTGATCCGAACGAAGACGAGCTCCGCATTTTGAATAGAACGATCAAGAAAATCGACGATGATATTCAGAATTTTTCCTTCAATACCGCCATTTCACAATTAATGATCTTTGTGAATGAATTCACTCCAAGCGAACGACGTCCTCGTAAAGTCTTGGAAATTTTCCTACTACTAGTCGCTCCGTTTGCTCCGCATATCGCCGAAGAACTATGGTCACTTAGCGGAAAAAAAGACAGTTTGACTTACGAGAGTTTTCCCGTCGCCGATCCGAAATACCTGGTCGACGACGAAGTTCTGATAGTCGTTCAGGTCAACGGGAAGCTTAGAGGCGAGTTCAAAGTTCCGAAAGAAATCGACCAACAAGAAGCATTGAAGCTCGCTAAGTCTTTGGAAAAAATACGTCCTTTCTTAGACGGAAAACAAATCCGCAAGGAAATATACGTACCGGGAAAATTGGTAAATTTAGTCGTCGGGTAA
- a CDS encoding YegP family protein, producing the protein MAAKFEVYTDKGGKYRFRLKAGNGEIIAASEAYESKQACLHGIESVKNNAASAQVVEVE; encoded by the coding sequence ATGGCAGCTAAATTTGAAGTGTACACCGACAAAGGAGGCAAATATCGTTTTCGCCTTAAGGCGGGAAACGGTGAAATTATCGCCGCCAGCGAAGCATACGAATCGAAGCAGGCCTGTCTACACGGAATAGAATCCGTAAAAAACAACGCCGCCTCCGCTCAAGTCGTGGAAGTGGAATGA
- a CDS encoding LIC10486 family protein, whose amino-acid sequence MEQNSQTSKLQEQANLMNLAFESVLTEEQAIELIQGKLKDAYLLKLRIDVENRAGIVVGLISRFKHEFIELYSLFSNSSLIRKIRTFEDFGQITHDMAEAAREEAADPGLSEQIGRILHTKLNKQILENYYPLWDRNDTAALVNLLENQIKLGLKISMVRVQADVEFVSSIRNRGKNIFAGILAPILKPPEEVEAGTLSAGDLDPEKAAVQRQIEAVRKGFGRVVAAKTILSPVNGIDFDDIVEGDKILFQLPNNAPEEKALAKTLGAIDQNGNPKPVVGSFITIASGKNEYHIFAKGPAGVLLQAFEESPVRLARPKTTATPRPPGMSSGKSSDSGNVLNYLVIVGVVLLAGLLAFILLK is encoded by the coding sequence ATGGAACAAAACTCGCAAACTAGTAAACTCCAGGAACAGGCAAATTTAATGAACCTGGCTTTTGAATCCGTTCTTACGGAAGAACAGGCCATCGAACTAATCCAAGGAAAATTAAAGGATGCATATCTTTTAAAACTTCGGATCGACGTTGAAAATAGGGCGGGCATCGTCGTAGGACTCATATCCAGATTTAAACACGAATTCATCGAATTATATTCTTTATTCTCAAACTCCTCTTTAATTCGTAAAATCAGAACGTTCGAAGATTTTGGACAGATAACTCATGACATGGCGGAAGCGGCAAGAGAAGAGGCCGCAGATCCGGGTTTGTCGGAACAGATCGGTCGAATTCTGCATACTAAATTAAATAAACAAATTTTAGAAAATTATTATCCTCTTTGGGATCGGAACGACACCGCAGCGCTTGTAAATCTTTTAGAGAATCAAATCAAGCTGGGCTTGAAGATCAGCATGGTGCGCGTGCAAGCCGACGTCGAATTCGTATCCAGTATTAGAAATCGGGGAAAAAACATTTTTGCGGGGATTCTCGCTCCGATTCTCAAACCGCCCGAGGAAGTAGAAGCCGGTACTCTATCTGCGGGAGATCTAGATCCCGAAAAAGCCGCAGTCCAGCGTCAAATCGAAGCGGTTCGAAAAGGATTCGGTCGAGTGGTAGCCGCAAAAACCATTCTTTCCCCGGTAAACGGAATCGATTTTGATGATATAGTAGAAGGCGATAAGATATTATTCCAACTTCCGAATAACGCTCCCGAAGAAAAAGCTTTAGCGAAAACCCTCGGCGCAATAGATCAAAACGGAAACCCGAAACCCGTTGTCGGTTCCTTCATAACGATCGCTTCGGGCAAAAACGAATATCATATTTTCGCAAAGGGTCCTGCAGGAGTGCTACTGCAGGCATTTGAAGAAAGTCCCGTTCGCTTGGCACGTCCAAAGACGACTGCTACCCCGAGACCTCCTGGTATGAGTAGCGGGAAATCGTCCGATTCCGGAAACGTGCTCAACTACCTTGTTATCGTAGGCGTTGTTCTTTTAGCGGGACTCTTGGCGTTTATTCTTCTAAAATAG